The bacterium DNA window GGTTAATGACCCTCTGGGTTATCTTTTGGGACTCCAAAATGTCAAGAAATACAAAAAGATGGCAGAAAATGAGGTAAAGCAATGCCTGGGACCGTAGATATAGCCTTAAGTCCTACGCAACGCTCTCACTGTCTGAATTACAATTTTTTTAAAAAAATGCTTGACAAAATTTAATTAATATGCTATTATATAATCATAAGGGATGAGGAATTAAATCCCCTTCCGATTGTAGATAGGAATCAGAAAGAAGGGATATCGCTATATCTTATTGAAAATCAAATGGTTATGCTAAATTTTGCCTTTAAATAAAGGGGAAGTTCTGTTTTAAAATCCACCCCCGTCCTACCAATCCGTAAATTTTTACTTTCGATTTATCAGAACCAAACACAGAAATTCTCGGTGAATTTTTAGAGACTGAATTCACCTATGTTTAGGAGAGATAGAAAAAAATATTTTTCGTAAACATTTTGAAAGAAAAATAAGGGATAATGAGCTTCTATCTAATTTTTCACCGAGAATTCCTGGGACCAAACAAATTTTACTTGACTTTTTTTGAAATATGCTATAGTAATATATACTATGTTAATTTACCGAAATCAGTGCTCATCTATTTATCAAATTCCTATGAGGTGAGTTAAATAGATATATCTCAATGAAGAATATAATAATACTGGTGGATAGAAGTGAAAGTGTTGGTGAAAAAAGATTAAATGAAGTCAAGTCATTATTAAAAATTTTTATTCCGTGTCTTATTTTAAATGGATTTCAAATTACTCTTTTTAGAAATTCAGATCACACTCAACCCCCCATTGGTCCTACCGATAAGGAGAATGATTTATTCAATTTTTTAGATAGTACTCAAGTAGAAAAAGTATCAATACTTTTCCCTACTTTAATAGATACAATTAAGTCAGCAGAAATGTGTCAAGATTGTAAAACTATAATTTTTATGAGCGACGGGGAAGTAGGAATTAAAGAACCAACAGATCAATGGCTTAATCAAATTAGAACAACAAATATTAAAATTTACACTTTCGGAATAGGAGAAATAAATAATATTTTTCATGATGTACTTCAAGAAATTGCAAACAAAAGTAAGGGACATTATTATCGTGGATTCCCTCTCGACATGGCTCTTCATAAATTCTCGAAAGAAATATTACACATAGATTGTCAGCTTTCATTTAGGTTGCACCTTCAACAGTTAAGAGCCTGGATAAAAGTCAAATATGATCTAAAAAAAGATAAAGTTCGGGGTGATGAAAAAAGAACTCACCGAACACAACTAGATTTTGCATCTATACCTTCTGACGCAAAAGGAATTATTTTATATGAAAATTTTCGACTTATTATAAGCAGAAAAATTCCTGGTCAGATTGGACTTATAAAAGAATTAGATAGAGAATTTGGTAGACAATTATTCAGGAGGAAAAACTTACAACTATATGTCTTTAAAACTATTTGGCCAAAGGTAACTTTTACCCAATTCGTCTATTTTTTACCTAAGAATGAGAAAAACTGTGAAATTTTGGGTGTTTTTAGTGATAGAGAATTGTGCAAGCAAGAAATCGATATCTTAGAAGATATGATCCAGGATACATAATACTAAAAGAATCTTCTCGGATAAATAGGGATTGGGGGTGATTTTAAAAAGAGAATTTCGCACAAAAATAGTGGGGGGAAAGAAAAAACAGATAGATAAAAAGACTAATAAAATCAAAGATAAATTTTATCCGAGAGCGTTCTAAAAAGTAAAGGAGGTAATCACTAAATATTAAATATGAATAGGGAGGAAATAAATGTAAAAGTAGTATATAATTTAATGGAATTTTTGGAAGAAAGATATGAGAAAGACAAGAATTGGATTGATAGAAAAGAATTATATCAATCTCCTTATTTCTCAAATCCTCATCTTCCACCCAAAGGAGAAATTGATTGGGCAATAGAAATGTTAAATGAACGGGAGATAGTTGAAACAACAAGGGGTAACAAAGTTAGGTATTGTCCTCCTCAAAATGAATTAAGATAATATCCTTATACGATATTATCTTGGAGTTTCGTTAATTTATGGTGACATTGAGGCTGTCTGAATTAGGAAAGAACTAGGGTCAAACCTTGAAGGAAAGAGCTCTGGTCAAACCTTGAAAACAGGAAAACAGAATTTAGGTGTTCTAAAGGTTTGCCCCTAAGTTCTCTCATTACTTTCTTACTTAACTACTTCTCCCGCCAATAAAGTCGAGATAACAGCAAATCCTAAGAAATAGCCGGCGTTTAACGCGACATTTTTAACCTTAATTAGCTGGTCAATTTGTTGTGCTTGCATATTGATAGTTGCCTGAGATTCAACCAATTTCATTTGAAGCTCAAGGATAGCACTTTTGAGCATCTCATTTTCTTCATCTTTAGATGAAACTTGCTGTTGAATTTTAACTAACTCACTCTCTTTTTGCTGGAGCAGGACGACTAATCCTTCATCTTTTAGTCTTTTAATCTCAAGTTCTAATTCGCTAATTTTTTGTTGATTTTTTTCCTTTTCCTTTTCCATCTCATTTATTTTCGCTTGAAGCACAGCACATAGTTGAGAAGCCTTCTCCCTGCCGATGGCTAATTTTTCTCCCGGGTAAATCCAATGTGGGTCAGTGAATATGTTGTATTGTTTGAACTTTGGCCAGAGGTAAGGCTGGCGATAATAATATCCGGCTAAGTCCCAGAGCGTATCCCCTTTTTTAATAATGATTAAATCGCTATCCTTATACTTTTGTGTGATTTTGGAGTAGGAGACTCCAGGTGTGACACTGACCATACTTGCGACTAAAATCCAGATTACTGCGCGCTTAATTTTTACCATTTTATTTCCCTCCCTTATTTTGGTAAATGGTAACTGGTGAATGGTAATTAATTACCAATTAACCGATTACTTACTTTTAATTTCGTGAAGTCCTATTAAAATGTTTAAGTAATCTATGTTATCTGTAGATTTTGGAGATTACATAGATTTCTTCTCAATACTTAATTGTCTATTCCCTATTTCCTTACGACCATAAATGGTCATTGCGCCTAAGCCAATAAAGATACTTATTATTTGAGATAGCGTAAGATGAAATACCATTTCGGGGTTATCCCCACGATACATTTCAATCATAAATCTGGCGATAGAATACAATATAAGATAGCTCAAAAATATCTGGCCAGTAAATTTGCGTTTTTGCCACAAGTAACTAAGTATAAGAAATGTAAGTAAATTAGCCAGACTGGAGTAGAGTTGAGTTGGGTGAAGTGGGGTTAAATCCAGCGGATTACTCCCTGGCATCATCACTCCCCAGGGTAATGTTGTGGGTTTCCCATAACAACATCCATTTAAAAAGCACCCAATCCTACCTATTGCCTGACCTATGGCGATAGACGGTGCCACGACATCTGCTATTTCCCAGACAGGTAATTTCTGTTTCTTTAAATACCAGATACTGACAATCGTTGCCCCTATTAATCCACCATAAAATATAAATCCATACCTTGAGAAGATTATTTGTAATGGTTGAGATTTATATTCGTCTAAATTAGTCAGGACATAAAGAAACCTTGCGCCAATAATTGAACCTATCAGGATATAAATACCTAAGTCAATAATTATTTTTGAATTCAATCCAATGTTTTTTGCCCTTTTTTGGGCTAAATATATTCCTGTGGCAAATGCCACAGCCAGCATAACACCATAGGAATAAATGGTAATTGGCCCTATCTTTAAAAATACTGGATGCATTTTGTTATCCTCATTTTAATCGTAACTATTTCACCGCACAGACACAGAGACGCACAGAGACCATTTAATTTTCTTCGTGTCCTTCGTGGTGAATAGTTACCCTGGATTTATATCTCTTACAGCTTTTATGTTATAACCACTTCTTAAAAGTCAATTTTCTACTTTCTTTCCAACATCAACATCGACTAAAATCTTAGTTCTTTATCTATCTTCAAACGCCATACGGCAAAATTGCGTATAACGTTTTCGGTGTATGCGAAGTTGCGGAGCGAAGCGGAGCAATTTGGGTGAGCGAAGCGAACCATATTACACTGTGTTATACGACGCCCGCTACTTCAATATTTGCTCAATAATCTCTGATGCATCTTGAACAAACTTTGGACAAAGAGTAGCAATGAGGTTCTTTTCTTTGGCAATCTTCATTCCTTCAGGAGTACTTATCTCACAACCAAGTAACTCTCTACATGCAATTGATCTATTGCGAGACTTAAATTTGTCAACAAATTCCCTAACGAGGCTGTAAGTTTTCTCTTTTGTTTG harbors:
- a CDS encoding vWA domain-containing protein, producing MKNIIILVDRSESVGEKRLNEVKSLLKIFIPCLILNGFQITLFRNSDHTQPPIGPTDKENDLFNFLDSTQVEKVSILFPTLIDTIKSAEMCQDCKTIIFMSDGEVGIKEPTDQWLNQIRTTNIKIYTFGIGEINNIFHDVLQEIANKSKGHYYRGFPLDMALHKFSKEILHIDCQLSFRLHLQQLRAWIKVKYDLKKDKVRGDEKRTHRTQLDFASIPSDAKGIILYENFRLIISRKIPGQIGLIKELDREFGRQLFRRKNLQLYVFKTIWPKVTFTQFVYFLPKNEKNCEILGVFSDRELCKQEIDILEDMIQDT
- a CDS encoding LysM peptidoglycan-binding domain-containing protein translates to MVKIKRAVIWILVASMVSVTPGVSYSKITQKYKDSDLIIIKKGDTLWDLAGYYYRQPYLWPKFKQYNIFTDPHWIYPGEKLAIGREKASQLCAVLQAKINEMEKEKEKNQQKISELELEIKRLKDEGLVVLLQQKESELVKIQQQVSSKDEENEMLKSAILELQMKLVESQATINMQAQQIDQLIKVKNVALNAGYFLGFAVISTLLAGEVVK
- the lgt gene encoding prolipoprotein diacylglyceryl transferase, whose translation is MHPVFLKIGPITIYSYGVMLAVAFATGIYLAQKRAKNIGLNSKIIIDLGIYILIGSIIGARFLYVLTNLDEYKSQPLQIIFSRYGFIFYGGLIGATIVSIWYLKKQKLPVWEIADVVAPSIAIGQAIGRIGCFLNGCCYGKPTTLPWGVMMPGSNPLDLTPLHPTQLYSSLANLLTFLILSYLWQKRKFTGQIFLSYLILYSIARFMIEMYRGDNPEMVFHLTLSQIISIFIGLGAMTIYGRKEIGNRQLSIEKKSM